The Amycolatopsis japonica nucleotide sequence CGCGCGAACGGCGAAGCTGGCCAGTATCCCCCTCGGCATAGCGGGGCGGGCGGTCGGCGGCTGGGGCAGGCGGCTGACCGGGCAGAGCGCCGAAGAGGTCAACGCGACCCTGTCGGCCAAGGCGGCGGAGCAGCTTTTCGAGGTCCTCGGCACGCTCAAAGGCGGTGCGATGAAGTTCGGCCAGGCGCTGAGCGTCTTCGAGGCCGCGGTGCCGGACGAGATGGCGAAGCCCTATCGCGAGGCCCTGACGAAGCTTCAGGCGGCAGCGCCGCCCATGCCCACCCGGCAGACCCATCGGGTCCTCGCCGAGCAGCTGGGGCGCACCTGGCGGCAGCGATTCGCCACCTTCGACGACGAGCCCGCCGCGTCCGCGAGCATCGGCCAGGTCCACCGTGCGACCTGGCACGACGGTCGCGAAGTCGCCGTCAAGGTGCAGTACCCGGGAGCCGACGACGCCTTGCGGAGCGACCTTCGGCAACTCCAGCGTTTCAGCAGGTTGTTCCAGGCCTTCGTGCCGGGGACCGAGGTGAAACCGCTCTTGGCGGAACTCGCCGAACGGATGAACGAAGAGCTCGATTACCAGGCGGAAGCCCAAAACCAGCGTGACTTCGTGAAGGCGTTCGAAGGCGTCCCCGGGTTCCTGATCCCCCGCGTGGTCGCCAGCGCGCCGAAGGTCGTCGTCACGGAGTGGGCCACCGGTACCCCGCTCTCGAAGATCATCGCCGGCGGCGACAAGGAGACACGGGACCGCGCCGGTCGCCTGCTCACCGAGTTCCACTACTCGTCCCCTGCACGAGCCCGGCTCCTGCATTCGGATCCTCACCCAGGCAACTTCATGCTGACCGCCGACGGCAGGCTGTGCGTCATCGACTTCGGCGGGGTGTCCCGGCTGCCCGAGGGGATTCCGCAGCACCTCGGCGAGATGACCCGGCTGGCGCTCGACGGTGAATCCGCGAAACTGATGCGGCTGCTCAGGGAGTCCGGCTTCATCTGGGCCGACGCGGACCTGCGGGCCGACGACGTACTCGCCTACCTGGCCCCGTTCACGGAACCGCTGGCGGGCGACACGTTCCACTTCACTCGCCGCTGGATGCAGCGGCAGGCGGGTCGGGTCGGCGACACCCGCGGCCGGGATTTCCGGATCGGCCGCTCTCTCAACCTCCCGCCCGAGTACCTGATGATCCACCGGGTGACCGCCGGATCGACCGGCATCCTCTGCCAGCTCGACGCCGAGATCCCCGCCCGCGCGATCGTCGAACGCTGGCAGCCGGGCTTCGCGGCCTGAGAAGTTATCCACAGGGAACGTTGCGACTGAGCCGATAACTGACTCTCTCGGGCGAGTTGTCCACAAGTTGGCGGAAGCGGTTCCACCCGGTCGGCCCAGCGGTCATCCTCGATTCATGACCACTACACGAAGCGCCCGACTCATGGCGCTCAGTAACACCAGCGAGTCAGGGATCATCACCAACCGCGAGCTACGCAAGGCGGGCGTCACTGCGCGCTACGCTGCGAAGCTCTGTGGCCCGGGCGGCCCTTGGCGAAGACTCATGCCGGGCGTGATCCTGTTGCGCGACGCCGCGCCCACCCGGCTTCAGCTGCTGCAAGCCGCTGTCGCGCGGTTCGGGCCGGACGTGGTGGTGACAGGTGCCGACGCGCTACGCGCACGAGGCGTCGACTGCCCGGTCACGCGGGAGGTCCATCTCCTTGTCCCCGACTACCGGCGCGTTCCGGCGGAGCCCGGCATGCTGCCGCGAAGAACCACGCGGATGCCGCCGCCGACCTTGATCGACGGTGTTCCATTCGCTCCGCCTGCCAGGGCCGCGCTCGATCTGGCCCGGCTGGAGCTCGACCCCTCGCGAATAGACGAGCTGATCGCGCTCCCGCTGTATTGGGGCCTGTGCACGCTCGAGGAACTCAGCGAGGAGCTCGATTCCGGCAACCGACGGGGTTCAGCCGCGGTACGGGCGGCCTTGCGGCGTGTCGATCCCGAAGAGACGTACGCGCATGGGCTGGCGAAGAAGGTCCTCAGCGGCAGCCCGCTGCCTTCGCCGTCGTGGAACACGACGCTCTGCGACCGGCGAGGGCGCCCCATCGGCACCGCCGATGCCTGGTGGGACGACATCGGCATGGCGTGGCAGTTCCGAGCTCCGAAACAGGGCGCCGCCAATTTCCATCCGCTGGCGCTGACCGCGACCGGGACCGTGCTGGTCCGCTGCACCATCGACCAGCTGAAGAAGGTTCCGATGGAAGTCGCGGCAGAGCTCGTCAGGGCGTTCGCCGAAGCGGCGCGGACACCGAGACCGAAGGTTCGCACGATCGGCCGGATCGACGCCGCCTGAGTGATTCACCAGTACTCGTCCGGCAGCTTTCCCTCGATGTCGCGGGTGTGGCGGCGAGCGCAGGTGGGACACATCCAGCGCACGACGTTCTTCTCACGGGTGGAGACCCAGGCGAGTGTCTGCGCCGGCTCCTCGTCGACGCCGCGGGTCCGGCCGCACAACGAGCAGCCGACCGGGTCGTTCACGACCGCCGTCCGCAATGGACCGTCTTCGCCCCTTGCAGGAACAGGTCCTGGCGTGCACCGAGGAAGGCGGGGTTCGCCGGATCCACCAACGCGGCCACGGTCTCGTGGTCGTCATCGGCGAGGCGATCATTTGCCACCTCGTTCAACCAGGTCAGCCGCTCGATGATGAACTCGCGCAGCAGTTCCGGTCCGGGCGCCGGATGGTGGATGAGCACGCCGAAGGAATCGACGTCGGCGAGACCGGCCCGCTGCAGCGCGATGTTCCAGCCGTAGGGCATGGAAACGGAGCCGGGGATCCCTGCCCGCATCTCGGCGAACCACTCACCGCGCGCGGCGAGCAGCCGCTCCTCCAGCCCGGGCCGGCCGATGCCGAGATCCCAGGGAAGACAGTTGAAGTCCAGGCCGCCCTCGGAGATGGCGACCAGGCCGCCGGCGCGGGCGAGCCGGGCGAGGGTGTCGATGGCCGCCTGCTGGTCGGGCAGGTGGTGGACCACGCGGGAAGCCCAGACCAGATCGGCGGGCGGAAGCTTGGCGGCCAGCCCGCCATCGGCCACGTCGGCGTGGATCGTCTCGACGGTGGCCCTGTCGCCCGCGGCCGCGCGGACGACGCGGTGCGCTTCGGCGAGCAGATGTTCGGTCGCGTCGACCAGCACGATCTTGGCACCGACGGACGCGAGCTCCTCGGCGAAGAGGACACTCATCCCGCCCGCGCCGCAGCCGACGTCGAGAATGGTCGGGCCTTCCGGCATGCCCTTCAGCAACCGTCGAGCCGACTCCCGCATCGGCTCGGCGTCGAGCGCCTCAGCCATGCGAAGCGATCGGAGCCGGTCAGCCCAGTCGATGTCGTCGTGCGTGTGTACGGCCATTCCCCCAGTGAACACCAAGCCGCCCCGACCAGCCCCAAAAGGGAGCGGGGGACCTTTGCTACCACCGTGCCGTGGTAGCAAAGGTCCCCCGCTCCCCCGAGTGGTCAGGCCTGAAGGCGCTCGGCTCGCCGGGTCGCCCAGCGGGCGACCTTGGTCCACCTGCGTGCGGCGCGCGGGCCGCTTCGAGCCCGCTGAGCGCGGACTCCCTCCTCGAGGTCTCGTATTCGGGCCCTGGACAGTTCTTCATAAAGCAACATTTCGCTGGTCTCCTCGACCTTGATCTCGTTCAATTCGGTCGGCGCGTGAATTCCTGTCCGCGCCTCGTAATCCCTGGTGGTGATGAGTTCGACGGTCATGCCGCAGCGCTCCGCTCGACCTTGCGCGCGACGGGGCGAGCCTCGGCGGCGGGCTCGACGACCGGGTTCTTCCGGGGGCGGCCACGGGGCCGCTTCCGCGCGACGACAACGCCACGCTCGAAGATCTCGCCACCCCAGACACCCCACGGCTCACGCCGGGAAAGGGCGCCCGCGAGGCAGGCGGAACGGACCGGGCAGTCCGCGCAGAACGCCTTCGCCCGCTCGAGCTCTGCCGGCGACTCAGCGAACCAAAGGTCCGCG carries:
- a CDS encoding ABC1 kinase family protein; this translates as MTDSRNAEDRDAAIPRNGAARTAKLASIPLGIAGRAVGGWGRRLTGQSAEEVNATLSAKAAEQLFEVLGTLKGGAMKFGQALSVFEAAVPDEMAKPYREALTKLQAAAPPMPTRQTHRVLAEQLGRTWRQRFATFDDEPAASASIGQVHRATWHDGREVAVKVQYPGADDALRSDLRQLQRFSRLFQAFVPGTEVKPLLAELAERMNEELDYQAEAQNQRDFVKAFEGVPGFLIPRVVASAPKVVVTEWATGTPLSKIIAGGDKETRDRAGRLLTEFHYSSPARARLLHSDPHPGNFMLTADGRLCVIDFGGVSRLPEGIPQHLGEMTRLALDGESAKLMRLLRESGFIWADADLRADDVLAYLAPFTEPLAGDTFHFTRRWMQRQAGRVGDTRGRDFRIGRSLNLPPEYLMIHRVTAGSTGILCQLDAEIPARAIVERWQPGFAA
- a CDS encoding class I SAM-dependent methyltransferase, translated to MAVHTHDDIDWADRLRSLRMAEALDAEPMRESARRLLKGMPEGPTILDVGCGAGGMSVLFAEELASVGAKIVLVDATEHLLAEAHRVVRAAAGDRATVETIHADVADGGLAAKLPPADLVWASRVVHHLPDQQAAIDTLARLARAGGLVAISEGGLDFNCLPWDLGIGRPGLEERLLAARGEWFAEMRAGIPGSVSMPYGWNIALQRAGLADVDSFGVLIHHPAPGPELLREFIIERLTWLNEVANDRLADDDHETVAALVDPANPAFLGARQDLFLQGAKTVHCGRRS
- a CDS encoding WhiB family transcriptional regulator; translated protein: MSSAIAFAQGEALPFADAGVVDLLDAIDSPESMLPCRSGDADLWFAESPAELERAKAFCADCPVRSACLAGALSRREPWGVWGGEIFERGVVVARKRPRGRPRKNPVVEPAAEARPVARKVERSAAA